In the Colias croceus chromosome 1, ilColCroc2.1 genome, atattatcacCTATTTgtagatgatgatgatgatgttgaTGAAATGGAATCATCAGAAAGTGAAGAAACTGCAGAGGACGAAATGGCGTGTACTAATGGTGAAGGCATTGTCCATGCTGAAGACAAATTACCTCCAGAAGTGATGGAGGCTATGATATCCTTAGATATGTTTGATAAAGTGTGGTCCCGCACACAACTACCGGCTGAGAATGTTATGTTGATCTTAAAAGAGTATGAAGAGTCACAACTTGTTCCTAGAAAGTAAGTATGAATTATCACTTTTTCTActttcaaaatttgaatttcacAACGTTAAACATTGGGAAAATGGTAGAAACACTTATAAATCAAGATTGGTTAaacggattttaatattttttggtaaaaaaaaaatactattttgttTACAGAATTTATAATCTACAAACACGCGCattattatgtgtaaataaCATGCTATCAACATTACCAATAAATAAACTTGGAGGTATCAATGGAGTGTATAAGATCTGGGTGGATGCTGGAAAACTAGTTTTCAAGCGAAATTCCGACAATGTAAATCTTTTGGAATCAGCAACAGCGGTGATGCGCGCTGCtttggataaaataaaattacggGAAAATAATGATGCAGCTGATAACTCTCTTTTCAGTGATTTAGCTTTGTCCGATATTGAggttagtattttatattttatgcttaGTTTCCTTACATATTCACCTACTATTTAAAAGGTTTTCTGTTATATTTCACaatttgaagaaaataaaaatttaattgcgAGCCGGGCATTGAATGTGCGTCTTTCTCTGCGGCAAAACGTAATTTGAACCCACGTCCTACAAAGTTAAAACGTTTTTAAACTGAAAGACGcatttaatgttataaaaaatgttttgtggTGGTGGTTAAGGTCTTATCAAAAAcatttccataaaaatattttaaatttattttcagattaTGCTTACAGGGATAAAAGATTGTCAAGTACCGGAGATAAGATCTAATCTCATTCGAATGATTGGCATATTAGCATTGttgttagtaaataatttaaatgatacAACTACAACAGTTGTATGTACGATCACAGAGTTTATTTTAGAGCAAGCACATAAAGAGAACGAAGTGTGGGTTCTTGCAGAAGCCATAGATACATTGGTTGATTTATATTCAGAAGACGAAACAGATAGTATAGCAGCAAAAGtcaaacttgttgaaaaattggccattttagcacctatacttaaaaataaagtaagtatTGTGATTTACCTTAATTTGTTACTATTggtagtataaaaaatatgctcAAATACGAAAATTCAATAAGATCAGCATTTTTGTTGAAGAGCTGTAACATTCCTTGTTCTAATTTGatgatttatttgtttatgttggccaaaatataaataaaaatcattaaagactttaaaaaaatattttccctATAAACCCCACAAAACATATAAAAGATAACATttgctatttacttttattttcaggCTCGGCAACAAAGAAAACTTCCAAAAGAATACAAAGTGCTGGTGTCTACTGCGAGTTCAAATTTACCCAGGTTTATAAAGTACAAAAAAGCTCGGCTAAATAACCTTTAAAACCTATAGTTATAggacaaattatttatatacattatttcttaaatacatctttttatatattaaatacatacttttatattattaacgtCGTTTTCTTTCCGATTACAACGCCACTTCTTGAAATGAAAGACAATttcaaactaaaatatatttattaacagtGTATGTTACAAAACccaacaatataaatataaataggaaTCTTTTACATATCACACAATCattgtgctatttattatgatttatcatgcatttattgattaatgaattaaaatataaatattttaactaaagCCCTACAATGTCACTAACATAGCAATAAATGctttggtatttttttattattaaacactaacaaataattaatattttaatgcgaCAATCAAATATCAAAAGGAAAGAAAGGcgataaaaatagattttagaGCTAAATCCATATTTACGGCTTGGTATTATAGATGCTATTACGCATTAGGTGCAAAAACTAATAGATCAATTTTCTAAATCCCATCAGGacgaatattaaaataagactaaATTATTTCTTCTGCCTCTTTAACATAGTAGGAGGAATAGACTATAAGGAATGCAAACGacattattctttatttttctttaactaaaaaattaaaaggcTTATCTCGCATGGCCTGatctattattataggtagttattatgctttacattttaaacagaaaatagtaaataacgttatattaatattataaataaactgttATCACAATATAGAGCTATGCTTTTATCCCTTGTTAATTACCTAActtgtatgatacataatattataatgatattaacatgagttatttataacaaatggcaaaataaaatggtattttatttaacaacgCTTAACTGTATTATAATCTTACCAAtcataatattgattttagtttacataataatataattttgaagtttacaaaataactatatacatttattaattgacgTGTAACTTTCTCAGACTCcaatacaaaattacataGGCCGCCACCAGATTTGAAAGTCAGCGAATAGTCTtattgatatacatatataacataattatatgtgtattgtgtaggtatataatatattattttttcattgttattttttttattttaatactaaccAAATTACAAATTTGAAATGCTTGAAATCAGTTTTAATTTCTCTTATGTTAGAGACTAGATGTGTGAAAAACTAgtttttccatttttatagACAACgaatttaaatacctacgtaATACGTAATACGTACCTACGTAATATTTCTTTATGGTAACATCCCAAAAATCAAGTAGTTAGTAGAGTAATAGAAGATATATAAGATAGGTACCGCAAAtaaccaaacaaacaaacaaacaattgggataagcataatattatttgctaTACAAAAGTATTCGCAGGATTCCTTTGTTCTTAAACTATTTTGATTTGTCTGCATTACGTATAACATTAGGTACGGTCACGACTTGAGTATAAGCATTATAGttgtatagatattaatagaatagtactattttttttagtatcgtttattaaattagcaccgcatttcagaaaaataacaacatttttatcccccaaaaataaattaggtataacaaattttgatattaaaattactatcTCATTAAATTAACTTCATCTGACACCTGAGATCCAACAACTAGTagtagatattaaaatacattttcaattataataacttttaGTCGGTATCAGATTACGATTCTGAATTGTTATTGATCGGTGAACTAGATCCCCCGTAATGACTTCGTCTGGGCTTTGGTATAGGATTGGGGGACGACATGTCATTCCTATCGAATTTGCGTTTTATATCAGAAACCGAAAGCCTGCCCCCATCACCTAGAGACAAATCGTCCTCGTGCAGGGcagaatttaatttacttatcTCTCTTTCCAATTCTCTTGTAGCTTTATCTATCTCCAGGAATTCCTTTTCTGTACTTGATACCGAATTATCAATGCTTTGTTTTCTTTCatcatataatttacatattactttttgtGGCTCTTCGTTACTGTTAACGTCAATGCTTTTactatcatttaaatttatatcataaattatgtaatttccGTCCATGGTATTTGTTAAGCTCTTGCACCTTTTATTTGAAAGACTGAAGTCCTCTAAATTTCCACGCCGTAATCTTATGTCATCTTCATTAACACTTGAATTTCTTCGATACTTGGATATATTGACTTTAGAGAACGATACTTTGTTCAGGATATCGTCTTCGGATTCTGCATTAGTTAGTTTTTCTCGTTCCGTTATAGAGTCATTTACGTCACCTTGGTCACCTTCGATGGCGGGGTTTGCAGTATCATCTAATTGTTCGGTATTAATTTTTTCGTTTGCATTATTGTCAACCTCAGAAACCGTCGCATTATCCGCTATTTTCTTGTCTTCGTCTTCAACTATTCGCAGTTCTATTTTAAGGTTTAATTCATCAATATCATCATCACGTTCTTTAGTCTTATTTGCAGTTTCTGTGATTCGAAGTTCAGAATCCACGCTTGTATTAACctgtttcaataaaaaataaacttaatcaGAGTTAGCTTAGGTACAATATCAACTAATCaacttttaatattgattagtTGTTTACCTATACTTCATAATTCTTATCAGTCATTTATATTTGTACACAAATAGTGAACATCCGATGCCAAACAACTTATGGTACCTatataagttaataatatgttattctaTTCATTTCTACATGTAAGGTAAACCTTAAGCTATACCTTAGTCATATgctttaaaaaagtaattctattaaaatatttaccgaTTCGTTAGTAACTGTACTGGAATTTGCCGACGGAGGAGGTGGCGGAGCTCGGTTCTTTTTACGTCGTGATGCTCTTACGGGTGGGACTGGCGGCTCGTCGAAAGGATTTGTGCTGGCTACACTCAATCTAGATCCCATTATGTCACTGCGTGCCATGCGAGGTGTTGCACTGAAATTATTAGATACATGACATTTTTGCAATAACCTCATACAAGTAGATACCTATGTTGCGAGATACATTTAATCATGTAGATATTCCTTGGTAAAATGCCGAGGTCATTTTCATTCTTTGAGATTTAATTATTGCAATTTAAAGATATGTACTTAATAGTTGTCATGTAGTTTATTGGTATTGCacaaataggtaggtagatgaataattatttacctagGTGAATTATTAATGTCTTGTTGTGAGCTACGCAAGCGCTCTTGAAACCGCGACCGTGGTAGAGGCGTGACGGACCCACCATACACGTAGCGGTCCGTCCGTTCCGGTGAGCCGACTGTGCTTCTGGACATCGACGAGTCTGTAAACACCATTAGTATATGGGTCAGAGGGCTCGGCCCGGAACATTTCGTTTGAAAGGGTACTTAGGGTTCGGCCagttagataaaaataatgttaccCTGTCCAttagcaaattattattatacatacatatgttTGTACTCGGTTACAGGGTTTCTTCTCttggttaattttaattgtatacaattttacAATAGTTCACAAGAAAGATACTCTGATACGATACGATAATTGAATACCCATCCAATCAATTATCTTACATTGCATAGCTCGCCTGAACACAATCGGACTGCTATCGCCATTTACGTGGTTATTAGGCTTCAGGTTTTGTGTTGATGTTTGTACTTGTTCACCTTTTTTCCCCTTTTTCATAAACGACCGCAAGGACCTGAAATTAACAtagatttacatattattctcAAAACCTCGTGAAATCTCGTCTGCAGGGTAATGTTAGGTAAAAATGTACACCTAGGTACATTTAGGTATAGTAGTTACGTGAGATTATGTCCGATTTTGAAACTTAACATTTTGTAAGGTATAATGCAATATACGTAGAATATAGCCTGTAGGTACGTATTATATGGCACCtacgtaggtacattataCAGGTATTGTTCACGTTCAAGATCGTGCTCTAATAAAGACGagacattatattatgatgtagTTCAAAAGCAATTACTCTTTTATTGGCTTGTCCATTCTTCATTGTTAAGAAAGAAAATCCCACAGGTCGGTACGCGGATGTCTGTAGGCGTAACACTTGACAAAAGTAATGGAAGTTTAGTGCACTCGATCCACTTGAGCGATCGCAATTGTGCCGTGACCAACCGAAAGATACGCTATATGAGACTGGTAGATCTCCTGTTCGAGGGTTTTAACAGTAGAAAACAGAGCATTAACAAAATTCGCTTAGCATTGCAATTTGCATAGGATTTTTTTCCATTGACATTAATTGGTAGTTTAtagatatacctaattattcaaaatagttaattaattaaatataggtacttaactaAAATGActacaataaagttaatttgaTTAACAGTAAATTTTAGAAatgtgataaaattttatgttcttaGTTCTTACTGCGCCGTGACGAAATCGATTGCGTGTATGAATGCTTGCAATGCTTGAAACAAGGGACGTGATATACTGAGAATTCTTTTCAATTTCTTTTTGAGGAGCTACTTTAACGAAACAGCCTAAGGAATTTTCATAGAATTATAACTacttagtacctacataattagtAGGTATTAGAATTCAATCGACCGCCGCTGTTTCACAAGGTTAAAACTAATCGGGGTTACAAAGGGCAATAAGACTTTAATAAACCAAGTTTTATCGTTTAATTTCTGCATATTATACAcaatgattaattttattgtatttgaaGTTTACCACGTTAATCTAGAGGAACCAATCCTAGGTACAtcttaagtatatttttattctttttagaTGTTGAATGtccacatattattatttatgatcaCTCACAAGTCactcaataatataaaaattcattattgCATAAGTAACTAATTTATCGTAAAAGTACCTGAAGCGGAGCGTTGAGTTATGAGTAGGTGGAgctatctttatttttttacataatacttaCACCTGTGTATTTAATCAAGAAAAGAAAATCATGTATAtaaaccaagaagcttatattatatactaatacACTATAAACTTTTCATTATGACATGTGTTCATATTGTTTCACATAATGGCATAGTTATCGCAAGTGTAAACTGTAAACATGCATTCGACATTGGATTTGATGACCTATTTGCGAGACTGTAAACAAATCTACGTTTGTGACTAATGCCACAATCGTTTTAACAGTCACAAGTATCTTCCACACGTAGGGTCGAGTGGTCAACAATGAACCAGCAGTACAGAGTGAACCATGTAAATAATTCAGAAATGTGACGTTGCCATTTGGTGCAAACTGCATTAGGTAAGCGCCTTTGAGGCCCCTCCCGCCTTCCCCAGTCGACAGTGAGCTAGCGGCGCGGGAGGCCGTGCGAGCCCATGTTTGGTGTTTTCGTGCcgaaaattgtataaaaataacgtaagtAAAATTTCGtctcattttatttgttaatacaGTAGCTAAATATCAATGGTATTGATGATTTCGTTGCTTTTTTGCGGTTTATATAAGATAGTTTCGTTAAACACCTCGTGTTTATGCATGTAGCTATATAATCTTAAAGTTTGTAAGCATAGGGTGGTACAAAATGAACCACCTTGAGAGAGTATACAATGAACCAGTGATTCATTGAGTACCATCCCTGGTTCAATGAGTACTACCTACCCTTGTTTCATTGCGTACCACCTTTAGAGTCCAGAAAATTTCCTTttttgtaagtacctacttggtTATTACAAGcactcaaaaaaataaaaatttcagatGGGCCGAACAAAATAAGATAGCTCTGCTAGGAAAAAAGGATCCCACCTACCTGAAGCAATGAAGGCTGCTGTCGATTTACATCTCAACGGTATGAGCTTAAGAAAGGCTGCAAGAGATAGCAACATACCATATCCAACACTGAGAAGATATGTGATAAAATTCAAGACAGACAAGTCTGCTTCGATGGAACCAAATTATagcgtaaataaatattcacggAGGAACAAGAAACAAGTCTAAAGTCTTAAAAAGCATAGTAAAGCAAAGTATAGCATAGTATTGCACGAGCCATATCATCTAATCCAACGAATTTCAAATCATTTTTTGACAATCTTTAAGAAGTTTATGGAAGATTTCCTCAATTTGGTGACGGCACAAGGCACGAGGGTTCATAATCTTGATGAAACTATGTTTATGATTTTTCCGCAAACTCTTTTAGAAAAGAAGCTATTTGATTGTTACtacaaataaataggtactttaaataaatttgaaagttttatttaacatttttttataattatatcaatataatgttttaattattgacatGGTTCATTGTTTGCACACACGATTCACTGTGTACCAACCCCCGGTTCATTGAGTACCATTGAGTGTACACAGTGAATCATttctcaaaaaataaaaaaaaataaaaacatcagtGGCTATTGTactgtaacaaaaataaagtactACATAATGTAACCAGATATATTATCTacaaatataactaaaaagtATGTGGTTAGGGCCTCGAGGAGTATATTTACAGCTCTTGAAAATTTAGGTGGTTCATTGTCGACCATCTTACCCTACCGTAGTACAAAAGGGTCCAACCTCTGAAAGGCCAATCGCCGAAGCAAAATAAGTTTGAAGaaaaacttacataatataaaatgtatctacatataaatatattttttaattatatagtgATTAAGTGTAAATCTCACAAGGTTAGTTGATAAACTGAGTTTGACCCCTTGGTTAGATTACTTGAATCATTATACCCTTCAAACCAACTTGCAATCAAAACATTTatgataacaataattaaagtgCATTTTTTAGATTAACATTTATGTAGAGGTATGCAATCTATGAAATagtgatatattatatgtaataagcataccttcctatttttaaactaagtaCCTATGTTCCTAATTAtagcacataatatataatagtacCTACTATAGTTCTAAGGTTGGATATGTATAAAAGTtgaaatactatttttttattagaggCAAGCGTGCAAACTGCAAACCAAGAGactgtttaataatattgacgTGCCTTACGTACAGTATACTTAGATATATAGAACATACACAACAAACTCTACAGTCTACTACgtctacaaaatatattaattacctacattatgTGATGAACACAAAAATTCAGTAAGGTACAAGACATACCTAACTACCGATATCACTTATGTTACCTACTTCAaaatcaaaactataattttatgatttgataattaactattaatgacgaaaaatatatgtataatataataggtaacGTTTTAGACTTCTTGGAAttgattattttcattacaataataactacctacatgcaacatacataaaaaattataaccaattaatttaataaaaacatcaccGAATTCAAATTGTAAAAACTGGACAACACATTTAAATGGGACCAGTCACCAGCCGCAAGCCAGATAAGGCACCAGCTTCCAAATAAAAGAAGAATCATCAATATCGGATGATATCGGTTAACCCCGTCGGAAGTTTTGAGCTATGATACATGTTATAGAGTGCAATTAGTAAagttagatttaaaattaattatacaaaatgtaGAGCATTTCATGAGCGATTATTTAGATGCGAATCTAGTCGCGCGTTTGAgctactaataaattataatgattgCGTACAAAGAAACGTATCCTAGAAAATTCATCTCACGAGGTTAGGACCTTCGGATCTAGTGATAATTAATGCCTGAAGCAGCACTAACCAAACAATGACCCACATTCCTATACAGGTGAAGTATTTTCAATGATTCATACTGTAAACTTTATCATGCAGTCAGATACACAGATTAAATGCCATacagatttttaattatttacattgtttctttctttcggacgttttctattaaatttaGGAGTTAAATCTTTATACCTATACCATAAATAGCGCCCAAAGAAGGTTTCTCTGTTGTATGGTTGCGTGCACAGAACTATATGGTTGCGTGGAcgtaacattaattaaactattattttaatctgaAAGTAAGTCTTTAGTCTATTACGCTTTATATAACTTGAATCAATACTAAtgcatttgattttataaagatAGAAACCAGGCTTCCCCGTAGGTATTCGATAACCTATTCGATATAAGTTATGAAGGTGTTATCCCAGAGGAGGTAGGTATACCTAGacttaaatagtaaaatatttttttttataatacaggTAAGAATGAGTTCTATctacttaggtaggtatgttttatattatactagctttccacccgcagcttcgcccgcgcagtcaaagaaaaacccgcatagttcccgttcccttgggatttccgggataaaaccaatcctatgtcctttctcgggtatcaaaatatctctataccaaatttcatgcaaattggttcagtagttaaggcgtgattgagtaacagacagacagacagacagagttactttcgcatttataatattagtatggattatctatttactcagcccccggaatcacagacacaatagaaaatctcggggctcaatgggctATAGTTGGTGAAATTATTTGgattgaatattatgtatttatttttcattgtgTAAGCAGGTAAagcatcttaaaaataaaatctgaaaatAGCATAAATACTTATCCAGTACGTTTTATCCTCATATTTAAcaaggatataatatataggtgttcaaataaaatatgttatttatgtgCTATTGCATTAGCTTCGGCTATTTAGAGATATGAAATTTATGCATCAATTGACACACTTGAACAGTCATTGTTTTCAGATTCTGGCCTCGTCTTATAAGTTGGTACCTAAAGCTATTTCACgaaatatctaatataaagCTATGTATTTATCGATTTCATAATatgaacaaattttataaaaattaaaatgtttgggTATTTATCTTAAACCAACAGCTTATAATATTTGCACTTGGATATTGAACATCCATTTACAACTGCGTACCCAGTTTAATTTAGGTATATTGCATTCAAATGAGTTAATGAATTCGAATTGTACTAGTTAAAAAtgcaatatatttacataatagaaACGTTTAATTATGATATATCAAATAACGGTGGTCGCAGTTCATTAATGACAATTAAttgaagtaataaaatatctaaatcaATGTGAAGGTTggaattgtaaataatacaagGGCGGCATTTATATTAGTTATAGGT is a window encoding:
- the LOC123699252 gene encoding myosin-G heavy chain → MTTMAAPKKTISVYDYPEHLNPFREEDNHNKIRFWTIGRKSRSNSISFTGIKELKNSWSLRSFMKKGKKGEQVQTSTQNLKPNNHVNGDSSPIVFRRAMQYSSMSRSTVGSPERTDRYVYGGSVTPLPRSRFQERLRSSQQDINNSPSATPRMARSDIMGSRLSVASTNPFDEPPVPPVRASRRKKNRAPPPPPSANSSTVTNESVNTSVDSELRITETANKTKERDDDIDELNLKIELRIVEDEDKKIADNATVSEVDNNANEKINTEQLDDTANPAIEGDQGDVNDSITEREKLTNAESEDDILNKVSFSKVNISKYRRNSSVNEDDIRLRRGNLEDFSLSNKRCKSLTNTMDGNYIIYDINLNDSKSIDVNSNEEPQKVICKLYDERKQSIDNSVSSTEKEFLEIDKATRELEREISKLNSALHEDDLSLGDGGRLSVSDIKRKFDRNDMSSPNPIPKPRRSHYGGSSSPINNNSES